From a single Sulfurimonas sp. genomic region:
- a CDS encoding thioredoxin domain-containing protein, translated as MANRLELEDSPYLQQHKNNPVNWYPWCDEAFERAKKENKAIFISIGYSSCHWCHVMEENVFENKECADILNEHFISIKVDREERPDLDKHYQEVYQLLNRRGGGWPTSIFATPQNKPFFAGTYIPAESRGDSIQGMGFIDLTSLIAQKIEENDSKLFENADEIEGFINNYEHPKEATVLKEDFYKNYIHQVKNNYEPKFGGFSQSPKFPQINTLNTLLSIDKLYDDKAARAMLLDTLANMSKGGMYDLVDGGYCRYSVDEKWLVPHFEKMLYDNALLCELYAKTYLHYKDDKHLRIAKEIADFWLNFMSDDSLFYSASDADSEGNEGSYFVYEYDEVKNALVENGFENVEVILDKLSITKNGNFEGKNIIRIEKDAPENFDDIKLVLKNLRKTREYPFCDKKVQTSWSAMMIKALFILGSIDSKYNKIAVDSLNTLLKTIYIDDKLYHTTLIGKEPKVEAFLEDYAFLSDAILTAYKYTGKDIYIIQAQRFINIALEKFYKTGVWNFSDKDFEVKAEIYDNTYTSSVAVILDAMFSLSMLIDDEKYAHFAFKTLEYNSYELARRPVLYPKMLEQVLRYVKGDRVIKSNQDNLNSNIFELSSIQYPFTLLKSDLSEEFLVCGDKSCYASTKNIKDLNKLIINSI; from the coding sequence ATGGCTAACAGACTTGAACTTGAAGATTCCCCTTATCTTCAACAACATAAAAACAACCCTGTTAATTGGTACCCTTGGTGTGATGAAGCATTTGAGAGAGCAAAAAAAGAGAATAAAGCTATATTTATCAGTATAGGTTATTCTTCATGTCACTGGTGTCATGTAATGGAAGAAAATGTTTTTGAAAACAAAGAGTGTGCAGACATTTTAAATGAACATTTCATATCTATAAAAGTTGATCGTGAAGAGAGACCTGATCTAGATAAACATTACCAGGAGGTTTATCAACTTCTAAACAGACGTGGAGGCGGTTGGCCGACATCTATATTTGCCACTCCTCAAAATAAGCCTTTCTTTGCAGGTACTTACATTCCTGCAGAATCCAGAGGTGATTCAATTCAGGGTATGGGCTTTATTGATCTAACAAGTCTGATAGCTCAAAAAATAGAAGAAAATGATTCGAAGTTATTTGAGAATGCAGATGAAATAGAAGGCTTTATAAATAACTATGAACATCCAAAAGAAGCTACAGTTTTAAAAGAGGATTTTTATAAAAACTATATACATCAGGTAAAAAACAATTACGAACCAAAGTTCGGAGGATTTTCACAATCGCCGAAATTCCCGCAAATAAATACTTTAAATACACTGCTTAGTATTGACAAACTTTACGATGATAAAGCTGCACGTGCAATGCTTCTTGACACACTTGCAAATATGTCAAAAGGCGGAATGTATGACTTGGTTGATGGTGGATATTGTCGCTACAGCGTAGATGAGAAATGGCTTGTTCCGCACTTTGAAAAGATGCTTTACGATAATGCCCTTTTATGTGAGTTATATGCAAAAACATATCTGCATTATAAAGATGACAAACATCTCCGTATTGCTAAAGAGATTGCAGATTTTTGGCTTAACTTTATGAGTGATGACTCTCTTTTTTACTCTGCAAGCGATGCAGACAGCGAAGGGAATGAGGGAAGCTATTTTGTGTATGAATATGATGAAGTAAAAAATGCTTTAGTAGAGAATGGATTTGAAAATGTAGAAGTGATTCTAGATAAGCTAAGTATCACTAAAAACGGCAATTTTGAGGGTAAAAATATTATACGTATAGAAAAAGATGCACCTGAAAACTTTGATGATATCAAGCTTGTACTTAAAAACTTAAGAAAAACCAGAGAATACCCTTTTTGCGATAAAAAAGTTCAAACATCATGGTCTGCAATGATGATAAAAGCACTCTTTATTTTGGGCTCAATCGATAGTAAATATAACAAAATAGCAGTCGATTCTCTAAACACACTTTTAAAAACAATCTACATAGATGATAAGCTTTATCATACCACTCTAATAGGTAAAGAACCAAAAGTAGAAGCCTTTTTAGAAGATTATGCATTTTTATCTGATGCTATATTAACAGCTTATAAGTATACCGGTAAAGATATCTATATCATTCAAGCACAAAGGTTTATAAATATAGCGTTAGAGAAGTTTTATAAAACAGGCGTGTGGAATTTTTCAGACAAAGATTTTGAGGTAAAAGCTGAGATATACGATAATACTTATACATCAAGCGTAGCAGTTATTTTAGATGCTATGTTTAGTTTAAGTATGCTTATTGATGATGAAAAATATGCTCACTTTGCATTTAAAACACTTGAATACAACTCTTACGAACTGGCAAGACGTCCTGTCCTTTATCCAAAAATGCTAGAACAGGTTCTAAGATATGTAAAAGGTGACAGAGTTATAAAATCAAACCAAGATAATTTAAACTCTAATATATTTGAGCTTAGTAGCATACAGTATCCATTTACACTTTTAAAATCAGACCTATCAGAAGAGTTCTTAGTTTGCGGAGATAAAAGCTGTTATGCATCAACTAAAAACATAAAAGATCTAAATAAGTTGATAATTAACTCTATTTAG
- the dsbD gene encoding protein-disulfide reductase DsbD gives MKKLLLLFFAVVTLMAAPKFLMPEEAFKSSAQVNDESQIVAKIEIAKDIYLYEESIKLELTDGSGLNISNIDSPEAIDHHGDMAYITTPTFIVYLENSSGATGVKDVEFNISYQGCSERGLCYEPYTDKFKLKIDTDKLQNVESINKLEPIKLEKEEKKNVTSQELSETDFIADTIKNSSLWMVLFTFFVFGLFLSLTPCVFPMVPIISGVIVSQCKNEEKCKAFTMSMVYVLAMSVAYTIAGVLAGVFGANLQAALQNPYVIVAFSGVFIALAFSMFGFYEIKIPDSIVSKVSKTGEEKGGMIGVAIMGFLSALIVGPCVAAPLAGALVYIGQTGDAALGGAALFAMSLGMGIPLILVGTSAGKLMPKPGEWMTLVNAFFGVTMVIIAIWMLERILDSYITMLAYSFTGIGFAYYLGLFDHEKAHHHVKKTIAMIIFVYSVALFIGVLSGSNSMTKPLGSLTSPVTSTAVSSVSHNNFTKVTSIAELDLLLEQNSGKKILLDFSADWCTACKELEKVTFSNEAVKTKMDEFVLIKADITANGEDEKNLSAKYGVFGPPAIIFFSKNSEVLSSKTIVGFIEPDKFLKHLNSI, from the coding sequence ATGAAGAAGTTATTGTTATTATTTTTTGCAGTTGTTACACTTATGGCTGCTCCAAAGTTTTTAATGCCTGAAGAGGCTTTTAAAAGCAGTGCTCAAGTGAATGATGAATCTCAAATAGTTGCAAAAATTGAGATAGCAAAAGATATATACCTTTATGAAGAGTCTATTAAACTTGAACTAACTGATGGCAGTGGATTAAATATTTCAAATATAGATTCACCTGAAGCGATAGATCATCATGGTGATATGGCTTACATTACAACTCCAACTTTTATAGTCTATCTTGAAAACAGTAGTGGAGCGACTGGTGTTAAAGATGTTGAGTTTAATATATCTTATCAAGGATGTTCTGAACGCGGATTATGTTATGAACCATATACAGATAAATTTAAACTCAAAATAGATACAGATAAGCTGCAAAATGTAGAATCTATAAATAAACTAGAACCAATTAAACTTGAAAAAGAAGAAAAGAAAAATGTAACTTCTCAGGAACTTTCAGAAACAGATTTTATAGCTGATACTATCAAAAACAGCAGTTTATGGATGGTATTATTTACTTTCTTTGTTTTTGGATTGTTTTTATCTTTAACACCATGTGTATTTCCAATGGTTCCGATCATCTCAGGTGTTATTGTTTCTCAATGTAAAAATGAAGAAAAATGTAAAGCATTTACTATGTCTATGGTGTATGTACTAGCAATGAGTGTTGCTTATACAATTGCTGGAGTATTAGCAGGTGTGTTTGGAGCAAATCTTCAAGCAGCTCTTCAAAACCCTTATGTGATCGTAGCATTTTCAGGTGTTTTTATAGCTCTAGCTTTTTCAATGTTTGGATTTTACGAGATTAAAATTCCAGACAGTATAGTTAGTAAAGTTAGTAAAACAGGTGAAGAAAAAGGCGGCATGATTGGTGTAGCTATTATGGGATTTTTATCGGCATTGATCGTTGGTCCGTGTGTAGCAGCACCCCTTGCGGGAGCACTTGTATATATAGGTCAAACAGGTGATGCTGCTCTTGGCGGTGCCGCACTGTTTGCTATGAGTTTAGGGATGGGGATTCCTCTTATACTTGTTGGTACAAGTGCAGGTAAACTTATGCCAAAACCTGGTGAGTGGATGACGCTTGTAAATGCATTCTTCGGTGTTACTATGGTTATTATAGCTATATGGATGCTTGAACGTATATTAGACAGCTATATAACTATGCTTGCTTATTCATTTACTGGTATCGGTTTTGCGTATTACCTAGGTCTTTTTGATCATGAAAAAGCACATCATCATGTTAAGAAAACGATTGCCATGATCATATTTGTATATTCTGTAGCATTGTTTATAGGTGTACTTAGTGGATCAAACTCAATGACTAAACCACTTGGTTCTTTAACATCGCCAGTAACATCAACAGCAGTTAGCAGTGTAAGCCATAATAACTTTACAAAAGTAACAAGTATAGCTGAGTTAGATTTGCTTCTTGAACAAAACAGCGGTAAAAAGATTCTGCTTGACTTTAGTGCAGATTGGTGTACTGCTTGTAAAGAATTAGAGAAAGTAACGTTTTCGAATGAAGCGGTTAAGACAAAGATGGACGAGTTTGTTTTAATTAAAGCAGATATTACTGCAAACGGTGAAGATGAGAAAAACTTAAGTGCTAAGTATGGAGTTTTCGGTCCACCGGCAATTATATTCTTTTCAAAAAACAGTGAAGTGTTAAGTTCAAAAACGATAGTTGGTTTTATAGAACCTGATAAATTTTTAAAACATTTAAACAGTATATAA
- a CDS encoding M99 family carboxypeptidase catalytic domain-containing protein — protein MLRLFSLLFLFSTLLFASAKHYDFNLIKKGVDDDNTLLVVGGIQGDEPGGFLSASLLATHYEITKGSVWIVPNLNFYSIIKRSRGPFGDMNRKFAELSCEDPEYDTIQRIKSYIKDEKVKLIVNLHDGSGFYRPTYEDNMHSPSRWGQCSIVDQENIDAQYGNLAEIAHKVNKYVNKHLMKQEHKYHLHNTRTREGDKEMEKSLTYFAINNNKAAFGNEASKSLSTHERVYYHLLALERYMQIMGIEYKRKFTMHPNGVYAAINNDIYISMYDNKIKLPLSKIRNYLRYFPIKKDEEVDFRASNPLLTIVKQGNEYTIQYGNRRLSRLKADYIEHDEHKPTFEFLIDGEVIDVSFGDIVEVKKNFLVKDDQNYRVNVIGYTSSRKKETDVHIAKNQIAQRFSVDQSGDIYRVEYYKKEKFAGMILVKFKS, from the coding sequence ATGTTGAGATTATTTAGTTTATTATTTTTATTTTCAACTCTACTGTTTGCATCTGCTAAACACTATGACTTTAACCTTATAAAAAAAGGTGTAGATGATGACAATACACTATTAGTTGTTGGTGGTATACAGGGTGATGAGCCTGGAGGATTCTTATCTGCATCTCTTCTTGCTACACACTATGAAATTACTAAAGGTTCAGTTTGGATTGTTCCAAATCTTAATTTTTACAGCATTATAAAGAGAAGTCGTGGACCGTTTGGTGACATGAACAGAAAATTTGCAGAACTATCATGTGAAGATCCTGAGTATGACACAATTCAGAGAATCAAAAGCTACATAAAAGATGAAAAAGTTAAGCTTATAGTAAATCTTCATGATGGAAGCGGATTTTATAGACCTACATATGAGGATAATATGCATTCGCCATCTAGATGGGGACAGTGTTCTATTGTTGATCAGGAAAACATAGATGCTCAGTATGGAAATCTGGCTGAAATAGCCCATAAAGTTAATAAGTATGTAAATAAACATCTTATGAAGCAAGAACATAAGTACCACCTTCATAATACAAGAACGCGTGAGGGTGATAAAGAGATGGAAAAAAGCCTTACGTATTTTGCTATAAACAACAATAAAGCCGCTTTTGGAAATGAAGCCAGTAAGAGTTTATCTACTCACGAAAGAGTATATTACCACCTTTTAGCACTAGAGAGATATATGCAAATTATGGGTATAGAATATAAAAGAAAGTTCACAATGCATCCAAACGGTGTATATGCAGCTATAAATAATGACATCTATATCTCTATGTATGATAATAAAATAAAACTCCCTCTTAGTAAAATAAGAAACTATTTAAGATATTTTCCAATAAAGAAAGACGAAGAGGTTGATTTCCGTGCAAGCAATCCTTTACTTACTATTGTAAAACAAGGTAATGAATATACGATCCAATATGGAAATAGAAGACTATCTCGCCTTAAGGCTGATTATATAGAACATGATGAGCATAAACCTACTTTTGAATTTTTAATAGACGGTGAAGTAATTGATGTAAGTTTTGGTGATATAGTTGAGGTGAAAAAAAACTTTTTAGTTAAAGATGATCAGAACTATAGAGTTAATGTAATAGGTTATACTAGCTCAAGAAAAAAAGAGACAGATGTACATATTGCTAAAAATCAAATAGCGCAGAGATTTTCTGTTGATCAAAGCGGTGATATATACAGAGTTGAATATTATAAAAAAGAAAAATTTGCAGGGATGATTCTAGTCAAGTTTAAAAGTTAA
- a CDS encoding M15 family metallopeptidase has translation MKRRDFLFSTLLAPVFAKELIANETDIYLSRDEWYTLISLNNRLKRLRRYVGFANFNIISYNQALYYARNYSAIGDFTKDEIKLIEKLFFEDPNQYGFYGTKTVVSLENSVSAKDVIKIPYTGHYLFKGQPEQDYKNLLSDVGPTLVLTSGVRNIIKQLSLYVNKIYYSHGNITKASVSIAPPAYSYHTISDFDVGRKGWGYKNFTADFATTDEFSKMRTLDYIGMRYDENNSDGVRFEPWHVEII, from the coding sequence ATGAAAAGAAGGGATTTTTTATTTAGCACATTATTGGCACCAGTGTTCGCAAAAGAGCTAATTGCAAATGAAACTGATATATATTTGAGTAGAGATGAATGGTATACTCTTATCAGTTTAAACAATAGACTAAAAAGACTTAGACGTTATGTAGGTTTTGCAAACTTTAACATCATCTCATACAACCAAGCGCTCTATTACGCAAGAAACTATTCGGCAATAGGTGATTTCACTAAAGATGAGATAAAACTGATCGAGAAATTGTTTTTTGAAGATCCTAATCAGTATGGTTTTTACGGTACTAAAACGGTAGTAAGTCTTGAAAATTCAGTATCTGCCAAAGATGTTATAAAAATTCCGTATACCGGGCATTATCTATTTAAAGGTCAGCCTGAACAAGATTACAAAAATTTATTAAGCGATGTCGGTCCCACACTCGTTTTAACATCCGGTGTAAGAAACATCATAAAGCAGCTTAGTCTTTACGTGAATAAAATATATTATTCACATGGAAATATTACAAAGGCAAGTGTCAGCATAGCACCGCCAGCATACTCATATCATACAATTAGTGATTTTGATGTTGGAAGAAAAGGTTGGGGATATAAAAATTTTACTGCTGATTTTGCTACGACAGATGAATTTTCAAAAATGAGAACATTGGATTATATTGGTATGAGATATGATGAAAATAACAGTGATGGAGTAAGGTTTGAACCTTGGCATGTTGAGATTATTTAG
- a CDS encoding nucleoside deaminase has product MNRWMEIAYNEATNGMLSNEGGPFGAVIVKDDEIIASAHNEVIKTNDPTAHAEVNAIREASKKLGSFDLSGCVIYTTCYPCPMCLGAIYWARISKIYYGATEDDAARGGFDDKHFHGMLRGENKQLDIEQIEHEKSASLFDIWLEKDDRKPY; this is encoded by the coding sequence ATGAACAGATGGATGGAGATTGCTTACAATGAAGCAACAAACGGGATGCTCTCAAACGAGGGTGGTCCTTTTGGCGCTGTAATAGTAAAAGACGACGAGATAATAGCAAGTGCTCATAATGAGGTTATAAAAACTAATGATCCTACCGCTCATGCTGAAGTAAATGCCATAAGAGAAGCATCTAAAAAACTTGGCAGCTTTGATCTATCTGGTTGTGTAATATATACTACATGTTACCCATGTCCTATGTGTCTTGGTGCAATATACTGGGCTAGAATAAGCAAGATTTATTACGGGGCTACTGAAGATGATGCAGCTCGCGGAGGGTTTGACGATAAACATTTTCACGGAATGCTCAGGGGTGAAAATAAACAGCTGGATATTGAACAGATTGAGCATGAAAAAAGTGCCTCTCTTTTTGATATATGGCTTGAAAAAGATGATAGAAAACCATATTAG
- a CDS encoding cytochrome c — translation MRFFLLIFLTFLTLNADSVYEKGKNLYKEKGCGSCHGLKLEGMHRYPYLANRAKGFLTYKLKRFRSQNADNQQQEMMIPFAMNLSDEQIEALTTYMNKYVDESSNGRYDDSFYQEGDGGS, via the coding sequence TTGCGTTTTTTTTTACTTATATTTTTAACTTTTTTAACATTAAATGCAGATTCGGTTTATGAAAAAGGCAAAAACCTTTATAAAGAGAAAGGTTGTGGAAGTTGTCATGGTCTAAAACTCGAGGGTATGCACCGCTATCCTTACCTCGCAAACCGTGCAAAAGGTTTTTTGACATATAAACTAAAGCGTTTCCGCTCACAAAATGCAGACAACCAGCAACAAGAGATGATGATACCTTTTGCCATGAACCTTAGTGATGAACAAATAGAAGCACTTACAACATATATGAACAAGTATGTGGATGAGAGCTCAAATGGAAGATATGATGATAGTTTTTACCAAGAAGGAGATGGCGGTTCATGA
- a CDS encoding lysophospholipid acyltransferase family protein, translating to MIRLGYKYIKIFKKTYHHPFITHKQAHKQLSLDRQNYAISVLNYLNIEVKIYGDIPKQNHKLYAINHRSLLDIIVMESIFSQHNKSGLWIAKEELFKAFYGKFFKYSANISVDVHNKTGLISFFKKIKSALLKDNDLNIYIFPEGERNRTNRLLKFQSGASKISKANRLDIIPVYINDTLEIVLKQAPFKKKKTIEVYFGDIVQHNELEEKYKNFTDRIING from the coding sequence ATGATTAGATTAGGGTATAAATATATAAAAATATTCAAGAAAACTTACCATCACCCTTTTATAACCCATAAACAAGCACATAAACAACTCTCCCTTGATAGACAAAATTATGCAATAAGCGTTTTAAACTATTTAAATATTGAGGTAAAGATATATGGTGATATTCCAAAGCAAAACCATAAACTATATGCTATAAACCATCGTTCACTTTTAGATATTATCGTTATGGAATCAATATTTTCACAACATAATAAATCAGGTCTATGGATAGCAAAAGAGGAGTTGTTTAAAGCTTTTTACGGAAAGTTTTTTAAATATAGTGCAAACATAAGTGTTGACGTACATAATAAAACAGGGCTTATATCTTTTTTTAAAAAAATAAAAAGTGCCCTGCTTAAAGATAACGACTTAAACATATATATCTTTCCAGAAGGTGAAAGAAACCGTACAAATAGACTTTTAAAATTTCAATCAGGGGCTAGTAAAATATCTAAAGCAAATAGACTAGATATTATCCCAGTTTATATAAACGATACTTTAGAAATAGTTTTAAAACAAGCACCTTTTAAAAAGAAAAAAACAATTGAGGTCTATTTTGGCGATATAGTTCAACATAATGAACTAGAAGAAAAATATAAAAATTTTACAGATAGGATTATTAATGGCTAA
- the lpxB gene encoding lipid-A-disaccharide synthase: MKILVSALEHSANVHLKSLKKELGENVEFVGIFSKEMGEPIVDLSALAIMGIVDALKKLRFFFKLKDQMVELASEVDKVLLIDSSGFNLPLAKALKKKYPQKEIIYYILPQAWAWKKKRIPVLASTIDTLASILPFEPSYYPENANITYVGHPLLDQITKFKTSLNEDVKKIVFMPGSRKGEITRLMPIFREVRQKLDVKGILIIPTNFSKEKIDELYGDISGFEVVHETYNTLYEADFAFICSGTATLEASIIGTPLILSYIANKVDWFIGSRLVKLEHVGLANIMFKKHKNKIMHPEFLQEDVSVDNLINAYYNYNRESFLEDSKELRSYLKNGSSKNVAGLIKR; the protein is encoded by the coding sequence ATGAAAATACTTGTAAGCGCACTTGAACACTCAGCTAATGTTCATCTTAAATCACTCAAAAAAGAGTTGGGTGAGAATGTAGAGTTTGTTGGAATATTTAGTAAAGAGATGGGAGAGCCAATCGTAGACCTCTCAGCTTTAGCTATTATGGGTATTGTAGATGCACTAAAAAAACTGCGTTTCTTTTTTAAACTAAAGGATCAGATGGTAGAACTTGCAAGCGAAGTTGACAAGGTACTACTTATAGATTCATCAGGGTTTAACCTGCCGCTTGCAAAAGCTTTGAAAAAAAAGTACCCCCAAAAAGAGATCATCTACTATATTCTACCTCAAGCCTGGGCATGGAAGAAAAAACGCATACCTGTTTTGGCTAGTACTATCGATACTCTAGCATCTATACTTCCATTTGAGCCGTCTTACTATCCAGAAAATGCAAATATTACTTATGTAGGACACCCTCTGCTTGATCAGATAACAAAGTTTAAAACATCTCTTAATGAAGATGTTAAGAAGATAGTATTTATGCCTGGAAGCCGTAAAGGTGAGATCACAAGACTTATGCCAATATTTCGTGAAGTAAGACAAAAACTAGATGTTAAAGGTATACTTATTATCCCTACAAACTTTTCTAAAGAGAAAATTGATGAACTCTATGGAGATATAAGTGGGTTTGAAGTTGTACATGAGACATATAACACTTTATACGAAGCAGACTTTGCCTTTATATGTTCTGGTACTGCTACACTTGAAGCATCAATAATAGGTACACCACTTATTCTTAGCTATATAGCTAATAAAGTAGACTGGTTTATTGGAAGTCGTTTAGTTAAGCTTGAGCATGTAGGGCTTGCAAACATAATGTTTAAAAAGCATAAAAACAAAATTATGCATCCTGAATTTTTACAAGAAGATGTTAGCGTTGATAATCTTATCAATGCATACTATAACTATAATAGAGAATCATTCCTCGAGGACTCTAAAGAGCTAAGGTCTTACCTTAAAAATGGCAGTTCAAAAAACGTGGCCGGTCTAATTAAGAGATAG
- a CDS encoding metallophosphoesterase produces the protein MIKLMPLFFIAFIGVFILINMYINRRFFKKLHLSDRVKKYLNIFLYINILGIIFYVLGRYLFDFPNWLYFLVSLPIGILFLLLCTAVFYDLSRVTIDTLPIKENRREFFKKSLDLSSLGVAFALSARAIYEAKFIKLESVDIKIKNLAHKYKIAQISDIHIGGIVDKKFVADIVDRVNKLDADIVVITGDLVDVKISRAQAALDELKRLKSRYGTYFIVGNHEYFHNVDEIIDAAKKLGIRVLENESVYIGEEGRGFNLCGVYDVFGYRVEHHEPDLYKALEHRDKKSPTVLLAHQPRFIEHVGSGVDLILSGHTHGGQLYPFKALVKLQQSYVSGLHQHNENLQIYINKGTGFWGPPMRLGASSEITEITIS, from the coding sequence ATGATAAAACTTATGCCGTTGTTTTTTATAGCTTTTATAGGTGTATTTATTTTAATAAATATGTACATTAATAGAAGATTTTTTAAAAAACTTCATCTAAGTGATAGAGTAAAAAAGTACCTAAATATATTTTTATACATAAATATATTAGGAATAATTTTTTACGTACTTGGAAGATATTTATTTGATTTTCCAAACTGGCTTTATTTTTTAGTTTCGCTTCCTATAGGTATTTTGTTTTTATTATTATGTACTGCAGTTTTTTACGATCTCTCAAGAGTAACAATAGACACACTTCCCATCAAAGAAAACAGAAGAGAGTTTTTTAAAAAATCTCTTGATCTATCATCTTTAGGTGTAGCATTTGCACTTAGTGCACGTGCTATATATGAAGCTAAGTTTATTAAACTAGAGAGTGTTGATATCAAGATCAAAAACTTAGCCCATAAATATAAAATTGCTCAAATAAGTGATATACATATAGGTGGGATAGTAGATAAAAAGTTTGTAGCAGACATAGTAGATCGTGTAAATAAATTAGATGCAGATATAGTAGTTATAACAGGTGATCTGGTAGATGTAAAAATTTCACGTGCACAGGCTGCACTAGATGAATTAAAAAGATTAAAAAGCAGATACGGTACCTATTTTATAGTTGGAAACCATGAATATTTTCATAATGTAGATGAGATAATAGATGCTGCAAAAAAGCTTGGTATTAGAGTGCTAGAGAATGAAAGTGTATATATAGGTGAAGAGGGAAGAGGTTTTAATTTATGCGGTGTATATGATGTGTTTGGTTATCGTGTTGAACATCATGAACCGGACCTTTATAAGGCATTGGAACATAGAGATAAAAAATCTCCAACTGTACTTTTAGCTCATCAACCGCGTTTTATAGAACATGTTGGAAGTGGTGTTGACCTTATTTTAAGCGGTCATACTCATGGCGGGCAGCTTTACCCTTTTAAAGCACTTGTAAAACTTCAACAGTCTTATGTAAGCGGATTACATCAGCATAATGAAAATTTACAAATTTACATAAACAAAGGTACAGGGTTTTGGGGACCTCCTATGAGGCTTGGCGCATCATCAGAGATCACAGAGATTACTATCTCTTAA
- a CDS encoding pyridoxine 5'-phosphate synthase has product MNLGVNIDHVAVLREARRVNDPDILQALFVACESGADQITIHLREDRRHIQDIDVKNIMTHSKLPVNLECAIDRNILDIVCDMKPHRATLVPEKREEVTTEGGLDVFTYSSEVSFAIEQLHDSLIPVSLFVDPTKEAMAKSKELGAEMVELHTGAFANIFAMLYGNLSHSNHSIKELELPRFKLETMLEDELEKIKEASKYAKELGLEVACGHGLNYANVHYMIDIDEITELNIGQSIIARSVFSGLSEAVKEMKRLTTRV; this is encoded by the coding sequence ATGAATTTAGGCGTAAATATTGACCATGTTGCTGTTTTAAGAGAAGCTAGACGCGTAAACGATCCCGACATACTTCAAGCCTTATTTGTGGCTTGTGAGAGTGGTGCTGATCAGATAACTATACATTTAAGAGAAGATAGACGTCATATCCAAGATATTGATGTTAAAAATATTATGACACATTCAAAACTTCCAGTAAATCTTGAGTGCGCAATAGATAGAAATATTTTAGATATAGTATGTGATATGAAACCACACCGTGCTACTTTAGTTCCTGAAAAACGTGAAGAGGTAACAACTGAAGGCGGACTTGATGTTTTTACATACTCTAGTGAGGTCTCTTTCGCTATAGAGCAGCTGCACGATTCACTGATCCCTGTTTCACTCTTTGTAGATCCTACTAAAGAAGCGATGGCAAAATCAAAAGAGTTGGGTGCTGAAATGGTTGAGCTTCATACCGGCGCATTTGCAAACATATTTGCTATGCTTTATGGAAATCTGTCACACTCAAACCACTCTATAAAAGAACTTGAACTTCCAAGATTCAAACTAGAGACTATGCTTGAAGATGAGCTAGAGAAGATCAAAGAAGCTTCAAAATATGCAAAAGAGTTAGGTCTTGAAGTTGCGTGCGGGCATGGGCTTAACTATGCAAATGTTCATTATATGATAGATATAGATGAGATTACTGAGCTAAACATAGGTCAAAGCATAATAGCTAGAAGTGTATTTAGCGGGCTTAGTGAAGCTGTAAAAGAGATGAAAAGGCTTACTACAAGAGTATGA